The DNA sequence GCTCTTCCCGAATTGATGAAAACGTATATACATCTTCACGCAGAGGAGGGGACTGTAGGCTTGGCGGTATCGACACCGGTAACAGCTCGGGGCAGGTCTTCCGAGGCCATCGGCATACTCGTGAACCACTATGATTTCGAACTGATAAACGGGGTGATGACGGGTGAGAGCGGCCTGAAACTCGGGGCCTTGACTCAGCGCAGGGGCCTTGGAGAGACCGGGGAGACCTACCTTGTCGACCAGTCCGGAACCATGATTACCGATTCGTTGTTTGTAGAGGATGCCGCTTTCAGGCAAAAAGTGGAGACTTATCCGGTGGGAAGATGTCTACGGGAAAACCTGGAATCAATTGGCACCTGGCCGGATTATCGTGGCGTGCCCGTAGCGGGCGCTTCCATGTGCATAACGGGTGGGGACTTCAAGTGGGTGCTCATTACGGAACAGGACGTCGCCGAGGCCTTCGCGCAGGTTGAAAATATGAAGAAGATATCGATTGTTCTAACGCTGTCCTTTTTTATTATTGCCGTTCTGGCGGCACGTTCCATGGCCAAATCGATTGCAGACCCGCTCAAGGCCCTTCATGATGGCACGGAGATAATAGGAGGGGGCGACCTGGACCACAGGATAGGGCTTGACAGGGATGATGAGCTGGGCCTTCTTTCCCGGGCATTCGACACGATGACACAAAAATTAAACGATAGGACCGTCGAGCTCAACAAGACGCTCTACAGGGAGAAGGAGCTTGGAGAGCTGAAGACGCGCTTCATCTCCATGGCCTCACACGAGTTCAGGACGCCGCTTACCTCGATACTCTCCAGCAGCGACATAATCAAGCGCTACGCCGCCAGGATGACCGAGGAGGAGAGGGCCGAGCGCATCGACAAGATACAGTCCGAGGTCACGCACATGACCGAGATGCTGGAGGACGTCCTTATAATAGGTAAGGCCGAGGCCGGAAAGCTCGAGTTCAAGCCCCGCGCGTTCGATCTGAAGAAGCTCTGCAGGGCGTTCGCCGAGGGGGCCCTGTTTTCCGCGGGGGAAAGCCATGACGTCGAGTTCTCCTGGGCCGGGGAGTGCGATGATGTGATGGGGGACGAGAAGCTCCTTAAAAACATCCTGAGCAACCTCCTCTCGAACGCCGTCAAGTATTCGCCCGACGGGGGGAAGGTTTTGTTCGACGTGTCCTGCGACGAGGAGACGGCGGTCTTCCTGATAAAGGACGAGGGCATAGGCATTCCCGAGAAGGATATGAAGCGGCTCTTCACGCCGTTCCACAGGGGTAAGAACACAGGGGATATCCCGGGCACCGGGCTCGGGCTCGCTATAACCAAGAACTCGGTCGACCTGCACGGCGGCACGATAGAGGTGGATAGCGAGGCTGGCAAAGGCACCGCCTTTCTGGTAACGATACCGGTCGGTAAAAAAGGAGGGTA is a window from the Thermodesulfobacteriota bacterium genome containing:
- a CDS encoding HAMP domain-containing sensor histidine kinase; translation: MAVSTPVTARGRSSEAIGILVNHYDFELINGVMTGESGLKLGALTQRRGLGETGETYLVDQSGTMITDSLFVEDAAFRQKVETYPVGRCLRENLESIGTWPDYRGVPVAGASMCITGGDFKWVLITEQDVAEAFAQVENMKKISIVLTLSFFIIAVLAARSMAKSIADPLKALHDGTEIIGGGDLDHRIGLDRDDELGLLSRAFDTMTQKLNDRTVELNKTLYREKELGELKTRFISMASHEFRTPLTSILSSSDIIKRYAARMTEEERAERIDKIQSEVTHMTEMLEDVLIIGKAEAGKLEFKPRAFDLKKLCRAFAEGALFSAGESHDVEFSWAGECDDVMGDEKLLKNILSNLLSNAVKYSPDGGKVLFDVSCDEETAVFLIKDEGIGIPEKDMKRLFTPFHRGKNTGDIPGTGLGLAITKNSVDLHGGTIEVDSEAGKGTAFLVTIPVGKKGG